One stretch of Anaerolineae bacterium DNA includes these proteins:
- a CDS encoding ABC transporter permease has product MLAYIARRLVMMIPILLLISIVSFFIIELPPGDWVSFQIQSLRMSGVEVSEDEAARLIRTYGLDKPLYIRYLRWMEGMLLRGDFGWSFQWQRPVKEILKERIPLTVFISLLSLIFSWIIAIPIGIYSATHQYSVLDYVFTFIGFIGLATPGFLLALILAWAFFKFFNFSALGLFSMEYIDAPWSWAKFVDMLKHIVMPMIMVGLAGTGVTIRVMRANLLDELRKQYVITARAKGLPWTRILFKYPVRVAINPMISTISWILPGIVSGEVLIAIVLSLQTTGPVLLRAVLAQDMYLAGSIVMILSTLTVVGALLADILLAALDPRIRYEGVQK; this is encoded by the coding sequence GGGTGAGTTTTCAAATCCAGAGCTTGCGAATGTCAGGGGTCGAGGTGAGTGAAGATGAGGCCGCTCGGCTGATCCGAACATACGGGTTAGACAAGCCCCTATACATACGCTATCTGAGATGGATGGAAGGGATGCTGCTGCGCGGAGACTTCGGCTGGTCTTTTCAATGGCAGCGGCCGGTCAAAGAGATCTTGAAGGAACGCATTCCGCTGACCGTCTTCATCTCGCTGTTATCACTTATCTTCTCCTGGATCATCGCCATCCCTATCGGCATTTACTCGGCAACTCATCAGTATTCCGTTTTAGATTACGTGTTCACGTTCATCGGCTTTATCGGCCTGGCGACGCCGGGGTTCCTGCTGGCGTTGATCTTGGCCTGGGCGTTCTTTAAGTTCTTCAACTTCTCCGCGCTGGGTCTGTTTTCCATGGAGTACATAGACGCTCCCTGGAGCTGGGCTAAGTTCGTAGACATGCTCAAACATATCGTGATGCCAATGATCATGGTAGGGCTGGCTGGGACCGGGGTGACGATTCGCGTTATGCGTGCGAACTTGCTGGACGAGCTGCGGAAGCAGTATGTGATCACGGCCCGTGCCAAAGGGCTTCCCTGGACGCGAATTCTTTTCAAGTATCCGGTGCGTGTGGCCATCAATCCTATGATCAGCACGATTAGCTGGATATTGCCGGGTATTGTCTCGGGCGAGGTCCTGATCGCGATCGTGCTTAGCCTTCAAACCACCGGCCCAGTCTTGCTGCGGGCTGTCTTGGCCCAGGATATGTATCTGGCCGGAAGTATTGTGATGATATTGAGCACGTTGACAGTGGTAGGTGCTTTGCTCGCCGATATCTTGTTGGCTGCGCTCGATCCGCGGATTCGTTACGAGGGGGTGCAAAAGTGA
- a CDS encoding ABC transporter permease, with protein MQLDQPAEAADERFYYATQWELIWWRFRRHRVAMTSAVLLGVLYFVALFAEFFSPYLPSTRFDGYQQSPPVRVHLIKPGEGLQRPFVYALKRELDQNTFRYHFVEDTTKTYPIRFFVKGEPYKLWGLIPTDIHLFGVEGTPILLFGTDRLGRDVFSRTIYGARISLSIGLVGVFLSFILGVILGGISGYFGGVVDDIIQRIIDFLLSIPSLPLWMALSAALPRDWPVLKTYFAITVILSVLGWSGLARVVRGKLLALREEDYALAAQAAGASEWRIITRHLLPGFTSHLIVSITVSIPGMIMTETALSFIGLGIQPPAVSWGVLLQDAQNLVAVAQQPWLLIPALFVIATVLLFNFVGDGLRDAADPYAR; from the coding sequence ATCCAACTAGACCAGCCGGCTGAGGCGGCTGATGAGCGATTTTACTACGCCACACAATGGGAGCTGATTTGGTGGCGGTTCCGTCGGCATCGCGTGGCCATGACATCCGCCGTGTTATTGGGGGTCCTCTACTTCGTGGCTCTCTTCGCTGAGTTCTTCAGCCCTTATCTGCCCAGCACCCGTTTCGATGGGTATCAGCAAAGCCCGCCGGTGCGGGTACATCTGATCAAGCCTGGCGAGGGATTGCAGCGTCCGTTTGTTTATGCGCTCAAGCGAGAGTTAGATCAGAATACGTTCCGGTACCACTTCGTAGAGGATACGACGAAAACCTATCCGATCCGTTTCTTTGTGAAGGGAGAGCCCTATAAGCTCTGGGGGCTGATCCCGACCGATATTCATCTCTTCGGCGTCGAGGGGACGCCTATCCTGCTCTTCGGCACGGATCGGCTAGGGCGGGATGTCTTCTCACGAACCATCTATGGGGCGCGCATCTCGCTGTCCATCGGGCTGGTGGGCGTGTTCCTGAGCTTCATCTTGGGCGTTATCCTGGGTGGGATTTCCGGCTATTTCGGTGGCGTGGTGGATGATATCATCCAGCGGATTATCGACTTCTTATTGTCCATTCCGTCTCTGCCCCTCTGGATGGCTCTATCCGCTGCCTTGCCCCGAGATTGGCCAGTCCTCAAGACCTATTTCGCCATCACCGTGATCCTTTCTGTGTTGGGGTGGTCCGGCCTGGCGCGCGTGGTGCGCGGCAAGCTGCTTGCCCTACGCGAGGAGGATTACGCGCTGGCAGCACAAGCGGCGGGAGCTAGCGAGTGGCGCATTATCACCCGGCATCTCCTGCCCGGCTTTACCAGCCATCTGATCGTCTCTATCACCGTGTCCATTCCCGGCATGATCATGACCGAGACGGCTTTAAGCTTTATCGGGCTGGGCATCCAACCGCCCGCGGTGAGCTGGGGCGTGTTGCTTCAGGATGCCCAAAACCTCGTCGCAGTCGCTCAGCAGCCGTGGCTGTTGATCCCGGCTCTGTTCGTGATCGCCACGGTGCTGCTGTTTAATTTCGTCGGCGATGGCCTCCGCGATGCGGCCGATCCGTATGCGCGGTAA
- a CDS encoding ABC transporter ATP-binding protein, with protein MAGSDNRLLLEVRDLQTYFFMYEGVVKAVDGVSFQIRQGQTLGVIGESGCGKSVTAQSIMRIIPSPPAREVGGEVLLYLENEAGSQEVINLLELPRDGARMRSIRWKEIAMIFQEPMTSFSPLHTIGDQIIEAILLHYPQVTKREARERTIDMLRRVGIPQPTRLVDAYPHQLSGGMRQRAMIAMALSCNPRLLIADEPTTALDVTIEAQILDLIKDLQAEFGMAIMYISHDLAVVGEMSDEIMVMYLGRVMEHASADEIFENPLHPYTRALWRSIPRIEGEISTLAPIKGTLPSPYAVHKGCPFYSRCDERIPGVCNVSRPPLREVSPGHKVSCFLYS; from the coding sequence ATGGCGGGTTCTGACAACCGTTTATTGCTGGAAGTACGCGATCTTCAGACGTATTTCTTTATGTATGAGGGGGTGGTCAAAGCGGTAGATGGCGTCAGCTTCCAGATCAGGCAAGGCCAAACCCTGGGCGTCATCGGTGAGAGTGGTTGCGGGAAGTCGGTAACAGCTCAGTCCATCATGCGGATCATCCCCTCGCCTCCGGCCAGGGAGGTAGGAGGGGAGGTATTGCTGTACTTGGAGAACGAAGCTGGAAGCCAAGAGGTGATCAACTTACTGGAGCTGCCCCGAGATGGAGCCAGGATGCGCAGCATCCGCTGGAAAGAGATCGCCATGATCTTCCAAGAGCCGATGACGTCCTTCAGCCCTCTACATACCATCGGTGACCAAATCATAGAGGCGATCTTGCTCCACTACCCTCAGGTCACGAAACGGGAGGCCCGGGAACGCACGATTGACATGCTGCGCCGGGTGGGGATCCCACAGCCGACTCGCCTGGTGGACGCTTATCCCCATCAGCTCAGCGGCGGCATGCGCCAGCGTGCCATGATCGCCATGGCGCTGTCGTGTAACCCTCGCCTACTCATCGCCGATGAGCCGACCACGGCGCTGGACGTGACCATCGAGGCGCAGATCCTGGACTTGATCAAGGATTTGCAGGCTGAGTTCGGCATGGCGATCATGTATATCAGCCATGACTTAGCCGTCGTCGGAGAGATGTCGGACGAGATCATGGTAATGTACCTGGGCCGGGTGATGGAACACGCCAGCGCTGATGAGATCTTCGAGAACCCGCTGCATCCGTATACGCGCGCTTTGTGGCGGTCCATCCCCAGGATCGAGGGCGAGATCTCAACGCTCGCCCCGATCAAAGGGACGTTGCCCAGCCCCTATGCGGTCCACAAAGGATGCCCCTTCTACTCACGATGCGATGAGCGGATACCTGGCGTCTGCAACGTCTCTCGGCCGCCACTGCGCGAGGTCTCACCGGGGCATAAGGTGAGCTGTTTCCTGTACTCGTGA